One part of the Streptomyces sp. NBC_00286 genome encodes these proteins:
- the pafA gene encoding Pup--protein ligase has product MDRRIFGLENEYGVTCTFRGQRRLSPDEVARYLFRRVVSWGRSSNVFLRNGARLYLDVGSHPEYATPECDNVTELVTHDKAGERILEGLLVDAERRLHEEGIAGDVYLFKNNTDSAGNSYGCHENYLVARHGEFSRLADILIPFLVTRQLLCGAGKVLQTPRGAVYCVSQRAEHIWEGVSSATTRSRPIINTRDEPHADAERYRRLHVIVGDSNMSETTMLLKVGATDLVLRMIEAGTVMRDLTLENPIRAIREVSHDITGRRKVRLASGREASALEVQREYYEKAVDFCERRGIRTGTVEQVLELWGRTLDSIESEDLDRIGTEIDWVMKYKLIERYRAKHNMTMSHPRVAQIDLAYHDIHRRRGLYYLLEKKGQAARICNDLRIFEGKSVPPQTTRARLRGDFIRRAQEQRRDFTVDWVHLKLNDQAQRTVLCKDPFRSVDDRVEKLIAGM; this is encoded by the coding sequence ATGGACCGCCGCATTTTCGGGCTGGAGAACGAGTACGGCGTCACGTGTACGTTCAGGGGACAGCGCCGCCTGTCTCCCGACGAGGTGGCGCGGTACCTCTTCCGCCGTGTCGTGTCATGGGGCCGCAGCAGCAATGTCTTTCTGCGAAACGGCGCCCGCCTGTATCTCGACGTGGGGTCACATCCGGAATACGCCACACCGGAATGTGACAACGTGACAGAACTGGTCACCCACGACAAGGCCGGCGAGCGCATTCTGGAAGGACTCCTGGTAGACGCCGAACGACGCCTGCACGAGGAAGGAATCGCGGGCGACGTCTACCTCTTCAAGAACAACACCGACTCGGCGGGCAACTCCTACGGCTGCCACGAGAACTATCTGGTGGCCCGCCACGGGGAGTTCTCCCGGCTCGCGGACATCCTCATCCCGTTCCTCGTCACCAGGCAGCTTCTCTGCGGTGCCGGCAAGGTGCTGCAGACCCCGCGTGGCGCGGTGTACTGCGTCAGCCAGCGGGCCGAGCACATCTGGGAGGGCGTCTCCTCGGCGACGACGCGTTCCCGGCCGATCATCAACACGCGTGACGAACCCCACGCGGACGCCGAGCGCTACCGTCGCCTGCATGTCATCGTGGGCGACTCGAACATGTCCGAGACGACCATGCTGCTGAAGGTCGGCGCCACCGATCTCGTACTGCGCATGATCGAGGCGGGCACGGTGATGCGCGATCTGACCCTGGAGAACCCGATCCGGGCGATCCGCGAGGTCAGCCATGACATCACGGGCCGCCGCAAGGTGCGCCTGGCCAGCGGCCGCGAGGCCTCCGCTCTGGAAGTGCAGCGCGAGTACTACGAGAAGGCCGTGGACTTCTGCGAGCGGCGCGGCATCCGCACCGGCACCGTCGAGCAGGTCCTGGAGCTGTGGGGCCGCACGCTGGACTCGATCGAGTCCGAGGACCTCGACCGGATCGGTACCGAGATCGACTGGGTGATGAAGTACAAGCTCATCGAGCGGTACCGCGCCAAGCACAACATGACGATGTCGCATCCGCGGGTCGCGCAGATAGACCTCGCCTATCACGACATCCACCGTCGGCGGGGGCTGTACTACCTGCTGGAGAAGAAGGGGCAGGCCGCCAGGATCTGCAATGACCTGAGGATCTTCGAGGGCAAGTCGGTGCCGCCGCAGACCACCCGGGCGCGGCTGCGCGGCGACTTCATCCGGCGGGCGCAGGAGCAGCGGCGGGACTTCACCGTCGACTGGGTCCACCTCAAGCTGAACGACCAGGCGCAGCGCACGGTGTTGTGCAAGGACCCGTTCCGTTCCGTCGACGATCGGGTGGAGAAGCTCATCGCCGGAATGTGA
- a CDS encoding FKBP-type peptidyl-prolyl cis-trans isomerase: protein MRRRSLLIAAPAGLLTLAGCGGDDTADKDKASKSASPSASPSASAPPPPKLVDGPLPAITAGAKLDEKPTVAKGSGDPSKDLAVKTVVAGNGKTLAEGDFVQLNYLAQVWTTAKVFDNSFDRKAPIVVRLAQGQVMDGWRYALMGKKTGSRVLMAVPPAWGFGAQGNAQAGVKGTDTLVCVLDVKDTFNAKSSAKGSEVAQSNIDLPKVGTNTDGKAPSIEVPKKDAPTKLVANYILEGDGEELAASDSVLVQYKGVLWADGKEFDSSYSRQELTSFSLQQVVKGWAQGLTGKKVGSRVLVVVPPKLGYGDKPPQGSTIKKDSVLVFSVDILAKM from the coding sequence GTGCGCCGACGCTCACTCCTCATTGCCGCTCCCGCCGGACTGCTCACGCTTGCCGGCTGCGGTGGCGACGACACGGCCGACAAGGACAAGGCCAGTAAAAGTGCGTCCCCCTCGGCGTCCCCTTCGGCCAGTGCGCCACCACCGCCGAAGCTCGTCGACGGGCCGCTGCCGGCCATCACCGCCGGTGCGAAGCTCGACGAGAAGCCGACCGTCGCCAAGGGCAGCGGTGATCCGTCGAAGGACCTCGCGGTCAAGACGGTCGTGGCGGGCAACGGCAAGACGCTGGCCGAGGGCGACTTCGTGCAGTTGAACTACCTGGCCCAGGTCTGGACCACGGCGAAGGTCTTCGACAACTCCTTCGACCGCAAGGCGCCCATCGTCGTCCGGCTGGCCCAGGGCCAGGTCATGGACGGCTGGCGCTACGCCCTGATGGGCAAGAAGACCGGTAGCCGCGTTCTGATGGCCGTGCCGCCGGCCTGGGGCTTCGGTGCGCAGGGCAACGCCCAGGCGGGCGTCAAGGGCACCGACACGCTGGTCTGTGTCCTCGACGTCAAGGACACCTTCAACGCGAAGAGCTCTGCCAAGGGCTCCGAGGTCGCGCAGTCCAACATCGATCTGCCGAAGGTCGGCACCAACACCGACGGCAAGGCCCCCTCCATCGAGGTGCCGAAGAAGGACGCGCCGACGAAGCTCGTCGCGAACTACATCCTGGAGGGCGACGGCGAGGAGCTCGCGGCAAGCGACAGCGTCCTCGTGCAGTACAAGGGGGTGCTCTGGGCCGACGGCAAGGAGTTCGACTCCTCGTACAGCAGGCAGGAGCTCACCTCGTTCTCCCTGCAGCAGGTCGTCAAGGGCTGGGCGCAGGGCCTGACGGGCAAGAAGGTCGGCAGCCGCGTACTGGTCGTCGTCCCGCCGAAGCTCGGGTACGGCGACAAGCCGCCGCAGGGGAGCACCATCAAGAAGGACTCGGTGCTGGTCTTCTCGGTCGACATCCTCGCGAAGATGTGA
- a CDS encoding FKBP-type peptidyl-prolyl cis-trans isomerase encodes MSIEKPEIDFPEGPPPADLEIKDIWEGEGPVAKAGDFVKVHYVGVAYSSGEEFDASWNRGTPLEFQLGVGQVISGWDQGVQGMKVGGRRQLTIPSHLAYGDRGAGGGRIAPGETLIFVCDLVAV; translated from the coding sequence GTGAGCATCGAGAAGCCGGAGATCGACTTCCCCGAAGGCCCGCCCCCCGCGGACCTCGAGATCAAGGACATCTGGGAGGGCGAGGGACCGGTCGCGAAGGCCGGCGACTTCGTCAAGGTCCACTACGTGGGCGTGGCGTACTCCAGCGGTGAGGAGTTCGACGCCTCCTGGAACCGCGGTACGCCGCTGGAGTTCCAGCTCGGCGTCGGCCAGGTCATCTCCGGCTGGGACCAGGGCGTGCAGGGCATGAAGGTCGGCGGGCGCCGTCAGCTGACGATCCCCTCCCACCTCGCGTACGGCGATCGCGGTGCCGGTGGCGGCCGTATCGCCCCGGGCGAGACGCTGATCTTCGTCTGCGACCTGGTCGCGGTCTGA
- a CDS encoding helix-turn-helix transcriptional regulator, which produces MAIAKAERLMNLALCLLGTRRPLSKRELRDSIEAYVEAFRPGNGAVGSEDSFNRMFERDKDDLRELGLVIETVESLDGEVGYLARRDSNRLPPITLDAEEAAALGLVAKVWQQARLAGAASGALQKLRAAGLPEDVDPYEAHGALEPHIPVHEAAFEPLMLACRDRRPVAFDYRKATAAHPEPRIVEPWALECWRGHWYLAGWDRDRGAERVFRLSRITGKVRTRSGKFTAEVPDVVTVRETVASWAGETADRSALIRLRSGAGYPLRAKAVSVRELGDGWDELEIPYGHGLDAWLVEFGPDVVVLEPAELRADVVDRLRAVAKG; this is translated from the coding sequence ATGGCCATTGCCAAGGCCGAGCGGCTGATGAACCTGGCGCTGTGTCTGCTCGGGACGCGGCGGCCGCTCAGCAAGCGCGAGTTGCGCGATTCCATCGAGGCTTATGTGGAGGCCTTCAGGCCGGGCAACGGCGCGGTCGGCTCGGAGGACTCCTTCAACCGGATGTTCGAGCGCGACAAGGACGATCTGCGCGAGCTCGGCCTGGTCATCGAGACGGTGGAGAGCCTGGACGGCGAGGTCGGCTATCTCGCCCGCCGGGACAGCAACCGCCTGCCGCCCATCACCCTCGACGCCGAGGAGGCCGCCGCCCTTGGCCTGGTCGCCAAGGTCTGGCAGCAGGCCCGCCTCGCGGGCGCGGCCAGCGGCGCCCTGCAGAAGCTGCGCGCGGCGGGACTGCCCGAGGACGTCGACCCGTACGAGGCCCATGGCGCCCTGGAGCCGCACATCCCCGTGCACGAGGCGGCCTTCGAACCGCTGATGCTCGCCTGCCGCGACCGCCGCCCCGTCGCCTTCGACTACCGCAAGGCCACCGCCGCCCACCCCGAGCCCCGCATCGTCGAGCCCTGGGCGCTGGAGTGCTGGCGCGGCCACTGGTACCTGGCCGGCTGGGACCGCGACCGGGGCGCCGAGCGCGTCTTCCGGCTGTCGCGGATCACCGGCAAGGTCCGTACCCGCAGCGGGAAGTTCACGGCCGAGGTGCCCGATGTCGTCACCGTGCGGGAGACCGTCGCGAGCTGGGCCGGAGAGACCGCCGACCGCTCCGCGCTGATACGGCTGCGCAGCGGGGCGGGCTATCCGCTGCGCGCGAAGGCCGTCTCCGTACGGGAACTGGGCGACGGCTGGGACGAGTTGGAGATTCCGTACGGGCATGGCCTGGACGCCTGGCTCGTCGAGTTCGGGCCCGATGTGGTCGTCCTGGAGCCGGCCGAGCTGCGGGCCGATGTCGTGGACCGGCTGCGCGCCGTGGCCAAGGGCTGA
- a CDS encoding helix-turn-helix transcriptional regulator: protein MAGKPVRPVSAIDQTRRMLSLVTYLRERPGARVSDVARAFGITEDELISDLDVLPLCGTSFRGGDLLDIDTDGDRIWWRNPGALGAEAAEPLRIAADEATALLVAARAVATLPGLRESDRQALLRATAKVEAAAGETAGASARLSVTFESEGGVFADVDRAISERRRLWIRYYSPGRDELTEREIDPIRLVSVGHTYVEAWCRRSEARRTFRLDRVAEIRILDEPSAPPEIELRDLSEGLVQPAAEDPEVVVEVGPGGRWVAEYYPHDSADELPDGGLRITLRAADPATLRRLALRLGRDGRIVSPRELADSARQAAREALAAYDEASAGEGVPETPHGVQDGLYGRQEQGL from the coding sequence GTGGCGGGAAAACCGGTCAGGCCCGTGAGTGCCATCGACCAGACGCGGCGGATGCTGTCCCTGGTGACGTATCTGCGGGAGCGTCCCGGTGCGCGCGTCAGTGATGTCGCGCGGGCCTTCGGGATCACCGAGGACGAGCTGATCTCCGACCTCGATGTGCTGCCGCTGTGCGGGACCAGCTTCCGCGGCGGCGATCTGCTGGACATCGACACCGACGGCGACCGGATCTGGTGGCGCAACCCCGGCGCTCTTGGCGCGGAGGCGGCCGAGCCGCTGCGGATCGCCGCCGACGAGGCGACCGCGCTGCTGGTGGCCGCCCGGGCCGTGGCGACGCTGCCCGGACTGCGGGAGAGCGACCGGCAGGCACTGCTGCGGGCCACCGCCAAAGTGGAGGCCGCGGCCGGCGAGACGGCGGGCGCCAGTGCCCGGCTTTCGGTGACGTTCGAGTCGGAGGGCGGGGTCTTCGCGGACGTCGACCGGGCGATCTCCGAGCGGCGCCGGCTGTGGATCCGCTACTACTCGCCCGGCCGTGATGAGCTCACCGAGCGCGAGATCGACCCGATCCGCCTGGTCAGCGTCGGCCACACGTACGTGGAGGCGTGGTGCCGCCGCTCCGAGGCGCGGCGCACCTTCCGGCTCGACCGGGTCGCTGAGATCCGCATCCTGGACGAGCCGTCCGCACCGCCCGAGATCGAACTGCGGGACCTCTCCGAGGGGCTGGTGCAGCCCGCCGCCGAGGACCCCGAGGTGGTCGTCGAGGTCGGCCCGGGCGGGCGCTGGGTCGCCGAGTACTACCCGCACGACAGCGCCGATGAACTCCCCGACGGCGGGCTCCGTATCACCCTGCGTGCCGCCGATCCCGCCACGCTGCGCCGCCTCGCGCTGCGGCTCGGGCGGGACGGCCGGATCGTCTCGCCGCGGGAGCTCGCGGACAGCGCCCGGCAGGCGGCACGCGAGGCGCTCGCGGCGTACGACGAGGCGAGTGCGGGGGAGGGCGTCCCCGAGACGCCGCACGGAGTTCAGGACGGGCTGTACGGCAGGCAGGAGCAAGGGCTGTGA
- the tatA gene encoding Sec-independent protein translocase subunit TatA produces the protein MGRLGPTEIILILVVIILLFGAKKLPDMARSLGKSARILKSEAKAMKTEGQDNTTAASAPPNEEAPAQRTIQAAPGDVTSSRPVTEPTDTTKR, from the coding sequence ATGGGTAGGCTCGGCCCCACCGAGATCATTCTCATCCTCGTCGTCATCATCCTGTTGTTCGGCGCGAAGAAGCTTCCGGACATGGCTCGCTCGCTGGGCAAGTCCGCCCGCATCCTCAAGAGCGAGGCCAAGGCGATGAAGACGGAGGGCCAGGACAACACCACCGCCGCTTCCGCCCCGCCGAACGAGGAAGCCCCGGCTCAGCGCACCATCCAGGCCGCTCCCGGTGATGTGACCAGCTCCCGCCCGGTCACCGAGCCGACGGACACGACCAAGCGCTGA
- the tatC gene encoding twin-arginine translocase subunit TatC, producing MPLVEHLRELRNRLTKAVIAIVLVMIGAAFYSEQLMQFLADPVPACDDFADSDGGNCAVVSFNSLTSPFTTTIKVSLMVGLIVSSPIWLYQLWAFVAPGLHKHEKRYTYAFVAAAVPLFVGGAYLAYVILPISVRVLLLLTPGGAANILTLDDVLDFTIRMVLIFGLAFELPLLLIMLNLVGVVSGRRMAGWWRGVVMGVFVFGAVATPTTDPVGMIALSGPIVVLYFVAVGFSLLNDKRRARKEALGPDDDEASELDLTPEDVGEIESVSTTRALPAQAQTDTDRQREPDRVNGYDDVT from the coding sequence ATGCCCCTCGTGGAACACCTTCGCGAGCTCCGCAACCGGCTCACGAAGGCAGTTATCGCGATCGTCTTGGTGATGATCGGTGCTGCTTTTTACAGCGAACAGTTGATGCAGTTCCTCGCTGACCCCGTACCTGCGTGCGACGACTTCGCCGACAGCGACGGGGGAAACTGCGCGGTCGTCTCGTTCAACAGCCTCACGTCGCCGTTCACCACGACGATCAAGGTGAGCCTGATGGTCGGCCTGATCGTGTCGAGTCCGATCTGGCTGTACCAGCTGTGGGCGTTCGTCGCCCCCGGCCTGCACAAGCACGAGAAAAGGTATACGTACGCCTTCGTCGCGGCGGCGGTCCCGTTGTTCGTCGGCGGCGCCTACCTCGCGTACGTCATCCTGCCGATCAGCGTGAGGGTGCTGTTGCTCCTCACCCCGGGGGGCGCGGCCAACATCCTTACCCTCGACGACGTGCTCGACTTCACCATCCGTATGGTGCTGATCTTCGGGCTCGCGTTCGAGCTGCCTCTGCTGCTCATCATGCTCAACCTGGTGGGCGTCGTCTCCGGGCGGCGCATGGCGGGATGGTGGCGTGGTGTGGTCATGGGGGTCTTCGTCTTCGGCGCCGTCGCCACGCCTACGACCGACCCGGTGGGCATGATCGCCCTCTCCGGACCGATCGTCGTGCTGTACTTCGTGGCGGTGGGCTTCTCGCTGCTCAACGACAAGCGACGCGCCCGCAAGGAGGCGCTCGGTCCCGACGACGACGAGGCCTCCGAACTCGATCTCACCCCTGAGGACGTCGGCGAGATCGAATCCGTCTCGACCACCCGCGCACTGCCGGCGCAGGCCCAGACGGACACCGACCGCCAGCGCGAGCCCGACCGGGTCAACGGCTACGACGACGTGACCTGA
- a CDS encoding DEAD/DEAH box helicase, producing MIVLLSVADGTLESTMTEDLSPAERYEAARRRAVEQATALASFREMYDFGLDPFQIEACQALEAGKGVLVAAPTGSGKTIVGEFAVHLALQQGKKCFYTTPIKALSNQKYTDLARRYGAEKVGLLTGDNSVNADAPVVVMTTEVLRNMLYAGSQTLLGLGYVVMDEVHYLSDRFRGAVWEEVIIHLPESVTLVSLSATVSNAEEFGDWLDTVRGHTEVIVSEHRPVPLFQHVLAGRRIYDLFEEGEGYKKAVNPDLTRLARMEATRPSYQDRRRGRNMREADRERERRQRSRVWTPGRPEVIERLDSEGLLPAITFIFSRAACEAAVQQCLYAGLRLNDDEARHKVRALVEGRTSSIPAEDLHVLGYYEWLEGLERGIAAHHAGMLPTFKEVVEELFVRGLVKAVFATETLALGINMPARSVVLEKLVKWNGEQHADITPGEYTQLTGRAGRRGIDVEGHAVVLWQRGMSPEHLAGLAGTRTYPLRSSFKPSYNMAVNLVEQFGRHRSRELLETSFAQFQADKSVVGISRQVQRNEEGLEGYKASMTCHLGDFEEYARLRRELKDRETELAKQGAAQRRAEAAVALEKLKPGDVIHVPTGKFAGLALVLDPGLPAGRSNGHRGFEHHDGPRPLVLTAERQVKRLASIDFPVPVEALERMRIPKSFNPRSPQSRRDLASALRTKAGHIVPDRHRKRRSEAVDDREIARLRTALKAHPCHGCNDREDHARWAERYHRLLRDTSQLERRIEGRTNTIARTFDRIVALLTELDYLRGDEVTEHGKRLARLYGELDLLASECLRAGVWEGLAPAELAACVSALVYEARVGDDALAPKLPSGKAKAALGEMVRIWGRLDALEEEFRISQTEGVGQREPDLGFAWAAYEWASGKGLDEVLREAEMPAGDFVRWCKQVIDVLGQISAAAPVSGTKGSTVAKNARKAVDGLLRGVVAYSSVG from the coding sequence TTGATCGTCCTGTTGTCAGTGGCTGACGGTACGCTCGAAAGCACGATGACAGAGGATCTCTCACCGGCCGAGCGGTACGAGGCAGCGCGGCGGCGCGCTGTTGAGCAGGCCACCGCGCTCGCGTCCTTCCGCGAGATGTACGACTTCGGCCTCGACCCCTTCCAGATCGAGGCCTGCCAGGCACTCGAGGCGGGCAAGGGTGTGCTGGTTGCCGCGCCCACCGGTTCGGGCAAGACGATCGTGGGCGAGTTCGCCGTCCATCTCGCCCTTCAGCAGGGCAAGAAGTGCTTCTACACGACGCCCATCAAGGCGCTGTCGAACCAGAAGTACACCGATCTGGCGCGGCGTTACGGCGCCGAGAAGGTCGGCCTGCTCACCGGCGACAACAGCGTCAACGCCGACGCCCCGGTGGTCGTGATGACCACCGAGGTGCTGCGCAACATGCTCTACGCGGGCTCACAGACCCTCCTCGGCCTCGGCTATGTCGTCATGGACGAGGTGCACTACCTCTCCGACCGCTTCCGCGGCGCCGTCTGGGAGGAAGTGATCATCCACCTCCCCGAGTCGGTGACGCTGGTGTCGCTCTCGGCGACGGTGTCGAACGCCGAGGAGTTCGGCGACTGGCTCGACACCGTCCGCGGCCACACCGAAGTGATCGTCTCCGAGCACCGGCCCGTCCCGCTGTTCCAGCACGTGCTCGCCGGACGCCGCATCTACGACCTCTTCGAGGAGGGCGAGGGCTACAAGAAGGCCGTCAACCCCGACCTCACACGCCTGGCCCGCATGGAGGCGACCCGGCCCTCGTACCAGGACCGCAGACGGGGCCGCAATATGCGCGAGGCCGACCGCGAGCGCGAGCGGCGGCAGAGATCGCGCGTATGGACACCGGGCCGCCCCGAAGTCATCGAACGGCTCGACTCCGAGGGGCTGCTGCCCGCCATCACGTTCATCTTCAGCCGAGCCGCCTGCGAAGCCGCCGTCCAGCAGTGCCTGTACGCGGGCCTGAGGCTGAACGACGACGAGGCGCGCCACAAGGTCCGCGCCCTCGTCGAGGGACGTACGTCCTCGATACCGGCCGAGGACCTGCACGTCCTGGGCTACTACGAGTGGCTGGAAGGCCTGGAGCGCGGCATCGCGGCCCACCACGCGGGCATGCTGCCGACGTTCAAGGAGGTCGTCGAGGAGCTGTTCGTACGCGGCCTGGTCAAGGCCGTGTTCGCCACCGAGACTCTCGCCCTCGGCATCAACATGCCCGCCCGTTCCGTGGTGTTGGAGAAGCTCGTCAAGTGGAACGGCGAGCAGCACGCCGACATCACCCCCGGCGAGTACACCCAGCTGACCGGCCGCGCGGGCCGCCGTGGCATCGATGTCGAGGGCCACGCCGTCGTGCTGTGGCAGCGCGGCATGAGCCCGGAGCACCTCGCTGGCCTCGCGGGCACCCGCACGTATCCGCTGCGCTCCAGCTTCAAGCCGTCGTACAACATGGCGGTGAACCTCGTAGAGCAGTTCGGCCGGCACCGCTCGCGCGAACTCCTTGAGACGTCGTTCGCACAGTTCCAGGCAGACAAGTCGGTCGTCGGGATTTCCCGCCAGGTGCAGCGCAACGAAGAGGGGCTTGAGGGCTACAAGGCCTCTATGACCTGCCACTTGGGCGACTTCGAGGAGTACGCGCGACTGCGTCGCGAACTCAAGGACCGCGAGACGGAGCTGGCCAAGCAGGGCGCGGCGCAGCGGCGAGCGGAAGCGGCCGTGGCGCTGGAGAAGCTCAAGCCCGGCGATGTGATCCACGTGCCGACCGGCAAGTTCGCGGGGCTCGCTCTGGTGCTGGACCCCGGCCTGCCCGCCGGGCGGTCCAACGGCCACCGCGGCTTCGAGCACCACGACGGCCCGCGGCCCCTCGTCCTGACCGCCGAGCGGCAGGTCAAGCGCCTCGCCTCGATCGACTTCCCGGTGCCCGTCGAGGCGCTGGAGCGGATGCGCATCCCGAAGTCGTTCAACCCGCGCTCGCCGCAGTCGCGCCGCGATCTCGCCTCCGCCCTGCGCACGAAGGCCGGGCACATCGTTCCCGACCGGCATCGCAAGCGGCGCTCCGAGGCCGTGGACGACCGGGAGATCGCCCGGCTGCGCACCGCGCTGAAAGCACACCCCTGCCATGGGTGCAACGACCGTGAGGACCATGCCCGTTGGGCTGAGCGCTACCACCGGCTGCTGCGCGACACCTCGCAGCTGGAGCGGCGCATCGAGGGTCGGACGAACACCATCGCCCGTACCTTCGACCGCATCGTCGCCCTCCTGACCGAGCTCGACTATCTGCGCGGCGACGAGGTCACCGAGCACGGAAAGCGGCTCGCCAGGCTCTACGGAGAGCTGGACCTGCTCGCCAGCGAATGCCTGCGCGCCGGTGTCTGGGAGGGCCTCGCCCCGGCCGAACTGGCCGCATGCGTATCGGCGTTGGTGTACGAGGCCAGGGTCGGCGACGACGCGTTGGCACCGAAGCTGCCGTCCGGCAAGGCCAAGGCCGCGCTCGGTGAGATGGTCCGCATCTGGGGTCGCCTGGACGCCCTGGAGGAGGAGTTCCGGATCAGCCAGACCGAGGGCGTCGGTCAGCGCGAGCCGGACCTGGGCTTCGCCTGGGCGGCGTACGAATGGGCCTCGGGCAAGGGGCTCGACGAGGTGCTCCGCGAGGCCGAGATGCCCGCCGGTGACTTTGTGCGCTGGTGCAAGCAGGTCATCGACGTACTCGGCCAGATATCGGCGGCGGCGCCCGTGTCCGGCACCAAGGGATCCACCGTGGCGAAGAACGCGCGGAAGGCTGTGGACGGGCTGCTGCGGGGGGTCGTCGCCTACTCGTCGGTGGGGTGA
- a CDS encoding sensor histidine kinase, with the protein MVSVQSPPVGRELPYARVLLLPAILMAAASGAAVAVVTEPARVAVGWCGGIATLLVIATVAEAVRRGRVVRAVRAELARRTAYLEQRIAAQDDEIFHLGKELLPAALYRLRCGDSPEVAIRKTAEEDPRVRELPESQRELLRALLRIVDHEEAMRDSSQRAFVNIARRVQAIVHQQNKELREMEEDHGRNPEVFDDLLRIDHGTALIGRLADSIAVLGGSRPGRVWPKPVPLYSVLRGAMSRILEYRRIELHSIAKVNVTGPSVEPVIHAAAELLDNATRYSPPQTKVHVTAVEVQTGVAIEIEDAGVSLSEEARRRAEGMLEKAQIGIDLNDLGDSPRLGMAVVGRLTQMYKMQVSLRQSAYGGVRAVIVVPRDMLTEEFAPGLAHGIGASSVPKVDFGGVEGPERKPKKRRPTTGPRIPDSVAAMEDDVPEVTEWTANGLPQRRSRVKIPFSQRVAEARAAEAEAEAARKEGRPVIDWTRSSTQTQPEPKKDEPEPGLWVEAFMAGLKGDPTDQDAKDGQDKTPGETNTPAPAEAEDEGDLK; encoded by the coding sequence ATGGTGAGTGTTCAATCGCCTCCCGTTGGCCGTGAACTTCCTTACGCCCGAGTGCTGTTGCTCCCGGCCATACTGATGGCCGCGGCATCCGGAGCCGCCGTCGCCGTCGTCACGGAACCGGCCCGGGTCGCCGTCGGCTGGTGCGGAGGCATCGCGACACTCCTGGTGATCGCGACGGTCGCCGAAGCGGTCCGCCGCGGCCGGGTCGTACGAGCGGTCCGCGCCGAACTCGCGCGCCGAACGGCCTACTTGGAACAGCGCATCGCCGCCCAGGACGACGAGATCTTCCACCTCGGCAAGGAGCTGCTTCCCGCCGCGCTGTACCGGCTGCGCTGTGGAGATTCCCCCGAAGTGGCGATTCGTAAAACCGCCGAGGAGGATCCGCGCGTCCGGGAACTCCCCGAATCCCAGCGCGAGTTGCTGCGCGCCTTGCTGCGCATCGTGGACCACGAGGAAGCGATGCGGGACTCCTCGCAGCGCGCCTTCGTCAATATCGCCCGGCGCGTCCAGGCGATCGTCCACCAGCAGAACAAGGAACTGCGCGAGATGGAGGAGGACCACGGGCGCAACCCCGAGGTCTTCGACGACCTGCTGCGCATCGACCACGGCACCGCGCTGATCGGCCGCCTCGCCGACTCCATCGCCGTGCTCGGCGGCTCCCGCCCGGGCCGCGTATGGCCCAAGCCCGTACCGCTGTACAGCGTGCTGCGCGGTGCCATGTCCCGGATCCTGGAGTACCGCCGCATCGAGCTGCACTCCATCGCCAAGGTCAACGTCACCGGCCCGTCGGTCGAGCCGGTCATCCACGCCGCCGCCGAACTCCTCGACAACGCCACGCGCTACTCGCCGCCGCAGACCAAGGTGCACGTCACCGCCGTCGAGGTGCAGACCGGCGTCGCCATCGAGATCGAGGACGCCGGCGTCAGCCTCAGCGAGGAAGCGCGCCGCCGGGCCGAGGGCATGCTCGAGAAGGCCCAGATCGGCATCGACCTCAACGACCTCGGTGACAGCCCGCGGCTCGGCATGGCCGTCGTGGGCCGGCTGACGCAGATGTACAAGATGCAGGTCTCGCTGCGGCAGTCCGCGTACGGCGGTGTCCGCGCCGTGATCGTCGTGCCCCGCGACATGCTCACCGAGGAGTTCGCCCCCGGCCTCGCCCACGGCATCGGCGCCTCCTCCGTACCCAAGGTGGACTTCGGCGGCGTCGAGGGACCCGAGCGCAAGCCCAAGAAGCGCCGTCCCACCACCGGCCCCCGTATCCCCGACTCGGTGGCCGCGATGGAGGACGACGTCCCCGAGGTGACCGAGTGGACGGCGAACGGTCTGCCGCAGCGTCGCAGCCGGGTCAAGATCCCGTTCAGCCAGCGGGTCGCCGAGGCGCGGGCGGCCGAGGCGGAGGCGGAGGCCGCGCGCAAGGAAGGCCGCCCGGTCATCGACTGGACTCGCTCCTCCACCCAGACGCAGCCCGAGCCGAAGAAGGACGAACCCGAACCCGGCCTGTGGGTCGAGGCGTTCATGGCCGGACTCAAGGGCGATCCCACTGACCAGGACGCCAAGGACGGCCAGGACAAGACACCAGGCGAGACGAACACTCCGGCCCCTGCCGAGGCCGAAGACGAGGGGGACCTCAAGTGA